The bacterium HR17 nucleotide sequence CAACGATACACCAGCATCGTTCGGCGCGGCTTTCGCTACCTTACGCTTACCGTTCGGTTCCCCAAAAACGAGAAGCGTCCCATCCGCATCAAAACTTTGCGCTGCTTGCTGAACACCTATCCATACACCGAACGAGGCGATTTCATGTGTGACGACTGGAAACTCAACGAGATTTGGCGGATGTGCCGATACACGCTTAGGCTTTGCAGCGAAGACACTTTCGTTGATTGTCCAGCATACGAGCAAACCTTCTGGGTTGGAGATGCGCGAAATGAAGCACTCATCGCTTACGCAACTTACGGTGGCTATGAACTTGCACGAAGGTGTTGGCTTTTGGCAGGTCAGTCCCTTTGGCGTTCCCCACTTGTTGAAAGTCAAGTTCCAAGTGGCTGGCAGGACATCTTGACAGCATGGGCGTTGCTTTGGGTTTGGGCTTGCGAGGAGTATTACCGCTACACAGGCGACAAGGAATTCTTGCGTGAGGTCTATCCCCTTGTTGCTCAACAAATGCGCAATATCGCTGAAAAGTTCATCCGACCTGACGGATTGTTTGAAATTGAGGCGTGGAACATGCTGGATTGGGCACCGATGGACACGCCTCGCAAAGGTGTTGTCACGCATCAAAATGCGATGCTCGTTGAAGCCTACAGGCGCGCTGCAACGATGGCACTTTGGCTGGGTAATGGGGAAAATGCGAAAGAGTTTGAAGCGCTGGCGCAAAAAGTTGAAGACGCAATCAATGAGCATCTGTGGGACGAACAAAAGCAAGCGTTCATTGACGCCATCCATGCCGATGGTCGCCGAAGTCAAGTTTTCAGCGTCCAAACTCAAACGATGGTCTACTTGTGCGATGCCGTCACAGATGAGCGGCGACCAATCATTCGCCGATACCTTTACGACAAGCCTGAAGGTTTCGTTTGGTTCGGAAGCCCCTTCGCTCTTTTCTTCCTGCTTGAAGCCTACGCAAAAGATGGTGAATTTCAACGCATCTTGGACATCGTCCGTCGTGAGTGGGGTGCAATGATTGACTACGGTGCAACGACGGCTTGGGAAACTTTGACGCCGCGAACGAGAAGTCACTGCCATGCGTGGAGCGCTGCCCCTGCTTACTTCTTGAGCACCTATGTGCTCGGGGTTAGACCAAAAGGCGTGGTGCAGGACGCAGGACGAGGAGCGCCAATTTTGGAATACTTCATCGCTCCAAAACCTTGCGATTTGAAATGGGCAAAAGGACGATTTCCAACTCCAAGCGGGACAAGTGGAGAAAAGGGTTCCGCTGATCCGAGGGAAGTTGAAGTTCGTTGGGAGCGAGGTGAAAATCGGTTCACCCTTTGGTTCGCTTTGCCAGAAAATGCTAAGGCAGAAATCGTCCTGCCTCCGTTTGTGCCGGAAACAGCGAGCATTTCAGTGCAACTTGCGAAAGGCGAAGCGAGCGCACCGAAGTTTGAAGTGGGGCATTGGCGAGTGCATGTCTCATCCGGGGCGAGGGGCAAGTTGGAGGCAAGGTGGTGATGAGAATTAAACCTTGAAGCGAGCGACATTTAAGGGTTTTGCGCTTTGTGAGATTGCTTAGCCATACAGGCATGTTCAATCGTGATGGCAGCCAAGTCGGCAAAGGCTTCCAGTAATTGTCGGTCTTCTGGCATCAGTAACCCCTGGGGGTCACGAGGCTTGATCCCTAACACACCAACGGTTCTCTGTGCGGTTTTCAAAGGGAGGTAGTAGGCTGCTGCTGCGGAAAGGGTATCGGTGCCGCGTCCTGCTTCTTGCCCGCGTCGGTACACCCATTCCGCCACGGCTCGTTCGTTGTCAGAAAGATCCATCGCAAGGCTTTTGGCATATACCTCCAATCGCCCAGATTCTGGGTTCGGCAGAAGGAGGGCAGCGTCCCCGTCAAATGCCTCTTCCGCATGGCGTATCACGGCCTCACAAATTGCTTTCAAGTTACCGCCCGCTACGGCGAGGTCTCTACTCAGAGCATACAGGCTGGCTATCTCAGCGTGTTGGCGTTGTGCCATTCGCGTCTGTGCACGCAGCCGCTCTGCTAGTTCGCTGATGACTGACCCAACGAGGAGTAATCCACCGAGGGTGACCAGATATTCCACATCAGAAATGGCTAGGCTCAAAATAGGGGGCACAAAGAGGAAATCAAACGCTAGCGCGCTCAGCACGGAGGTCAACAAAGCCGGTCCGCGCCCTAGATATACTGCGGCGATGACTACGCCCACGAGGTAGATCATAACTAAGTTGGTTGGCTCAAGCCAGCCACGGGTGGGGAGGCTTAACAAGGTAGCCGCTACAACCAAGGCGACGCTCTGCAAATAAGGCTGCCAATGGAGATGTGGTTGATGAGATTGCTGGGTTGGGGCTTTTTGCGACGCTGTCGGGTGTAACCTCACTGCCGACGATGAGGATGTCAAAGGGCTCGCCAGCACGAGCGAGTTGGTCTGGAATTGAACCGCGTAGCCATTCCTGCCAGCGAGGGCGCAAGGGTTTTCCGACGATAATTTGGGTGATGTTGTGAGAGCGAGCCACTTCAAGGATGGTTTTAGC carries:
- the kdpD_2 gene encoding Sensor protein KdpD, producing the protein MRTAKRLAEEMDAEWYALYVQTPRDIHISPAQRERLAHLLRLAERLGGRVLTVPGTSVAKTILEVARSHNITQIIVGKPLRPRWQEWLRGSIPDQLARAGEPFDILIVGSEVTPDSVAKSPNPAISSTTSPLAALFAERRLGCSGYLVKPPHPWLA
- the kdpD_1 gene encoding Sensor protein KdpD is translated as MVVAATLLSLPTRGWLEPTNLVMIYLVGVVIAAVYLGRGPALLTSVLSALAFDFLFVPPILSLAISDVEYLVTLGGLLLVGSVISELAERLRAQTRMAQRQHAEIASLYALSRDLAVAGGNLKAICEAVIRHAEEAFDGDAALLLPNPESGRLEVYAKSLAMDLSDNERAVAEWVYRRGQEAGRGTDTLSAAAAYYLPLKTAQRTVGVLGIKPRDPQGLLMPEDRQLLEAFADLAAITIEHACMAKQSHKAQNP